GACATCTCTTTTGGACCAATAAATTTAGTTGGTAAATCACAAACTAAAGAAGCTATAAGTGACGTGCCCAGACTACTAGAATTAGTAAGTTTACCAGCAGATTACTTAGAAAGAAGTCCTTTTGATTTATCTGGAGGTCAGAAAAGAAGAGTTGCCATTGCAGGGATTATTGCGATGAATGGAAACACTTTAGTTTTAGATGAACCTACAGGTGGTTTGGACCCCCAAGGGGAAGAGGATTTTATTAAATTATTTGACAAATTAAACAAAGAACAAGGAAAAAGAATTGTCCTAGTTACGCATAATATGGATCACGTTCTGCAAATAGCTGATGAGGTGGTTGTTATGCATTTAGGAAAAGTTATAAAAGTGGGAACACCATTTGAAATCTTTAGGGATCAAAAACTTTTAGAGTTAATAGAAATTGATCCTCCAAAAATTTATCAACTAGTTCATAAACTGGCAGATGCTGGGATTGATTTATCAGATAAACCAATTCGTACAATTGCAGATTTTACAAAGGAACTAAAACTTGTAAAAAATAAGAAATAGATTGGAGAAATAATATATGAGAATGGTCTTCGGTAGATACATGCCCTATAATTCAGTAATTCATCGAATGGATCCCCGTTTAAAGTTGTTTATGATTTTATCAATGATAACAGCGTTATTTTTCCCGGTTGGTTTCACAGGTTTTACCTTTTTAATTGTTTTGATAATGACTATTTTCACAATGTCAAAACTAAAATATTCAATGTTATTAAAGTTATTAAGACCCATAATTTTCATGTTTTTGGTAGTTTTCCTATTTAACATTTTTATAGCAAAACCATCAATGCATCCAGACAATATCTTAACAAACTGAACTCAATTAAGTGCAGGATTTAGTTATGGACTTTTTAAGGATTATGGTTATACTTT
This Spiroplasma endosymbiont of Panorpa germanica DNA region includes the following protein-coding sequences:
- a CDS encoding energy-coupling factor transporter ATPase, with product MNKKSEKEIQIKYKKEFQQLNKTKKGNFNFKEDIVFENVSYTYGKKTPFEFRALDGTSITIKKDIITAVIGTTGSGKSTLIQLTNGLLVSETGRVLVGEYPILANSKKIKEVKKLRREIGLVFQFPEYQLFQSTIEKDISFGPINLVGKSQTKEAISDVPRLLELVSLPADYLERSPFDLSGGQKRRVAIAGIIAMNGNTLVLDEPTGGLDPQGEEDFIKLFDKLNKEQGKRIVLVTHNMDHVLQIADEVVVMHLGKVIKVGTPFEIFRDQKLLELIEIDPPKIYQLVHKLADAGIDLSDKPIRTIADFTKELKLVKNKK